Within Catenulispora sp. GP43, the genomic segment GCCGTCGTACTCGCTGCGGAGGAGCACCCCGCCAGACCCAGAATCAGCGCGGCGGTGATCACGTGGTGTGTCCTCAGCCTGTTGTTCATGGCGGACAGTCCATCACCACGCTTCCGCGGCCCACCACGGTGGAAATACTTACATCGCCACGGTCCCGGGGTGTTCATAAAAGACCTGATTCAGAGACTGCTTCCGGGCTCAATGTCCCGCGGCAGTCGGGAATTCACCCAGCGCTCTCCCCGGCTCATCAGGGTTGGGATATGGCGCGACTGTTCCGCCCGGCGCGGATCGAGTACGACATCCTCACCGCGCGTCCCGATAGCGCAGAGGCCGCGGAGGCCGCAGACGCCGCACAATGCTGGACCACAGCGGCGGTCGATGCGGTGACACCGCATCCTCTGTCCGGCCTGGACTTGCTCAGGGAGTACGCGCTCGGCGTAGTGCCGCGGCTTCAAGACTTCGCCGTGCACATCTGGCCGGTCGGCCAGGGCCAGTCACCGGCCTTGCACCAGTCACCAGCGCTACTTTATGACGCCTACCTCCGGGTCCGTTCGATGATCCGCGACAAGGACGGCAACGCCCTGGCCAAGGTGCACGCGACCGGCTGGGTCCTGCTGCCCGGCGAATTCGAGCCCGAAATAAACCGGGGGATCATCGGGCTGGTCAACTTCGGGCTGCCCATGATTCTGCGCTCCGTGGACCGGGGCGAATACGAGACTGCCCTGGCCTCGCTGATGAAGGCGCGCAGCACGGTCAATGCGGCTCTTCAGGCGGTGCTGAACATCGCGGTCTCCGCCCCCGAGCCGCCATCGCGCGACAAGCTCGCGGCGGCTCTGCATGTAGCGCCGGCAGATCTGGACAACTGGTACAACGGCTTTCACTCGTAAGTTATCGCAGCACCGCCGACACCTCCAGCACCGCCAGCTCCACCTGCTCCAACCGCCGCGGATCGGCGATCACGGAGTACTCGGCGATCCGGTCGTCCTTCACGACGAACGTGAGAACCGAGACCATCCGCCCCCGCGGCGCGACGACCATGCCCACCGCGCCGTCGACGAGCACGACGTCGGCGAACATCGCGTTGCGGGACAGCAGCAGCGTCTCCTCCACGATCGCGTCCGCTCCCCTGACCTCCAGCGCCACCCCCGGCGGCAGGCCGGCCGCCGCGTCGGCGTGGCGCACCGCGTCCGGGGCCAGGACCGCCAGCAGGCCGGCGATGTCGCGGCCGCGGGCGGCGGCGAGGAAGGATTCGACGACCCGGCGGTGCCAGAGCAGGTCGATCTCCCCCGGCGCCGTGGACGGCTCGCCGCCGACGCGCTGGCGGGCCCGGCTGGCCAGCTTCTTGGCCGCCGCGGGTGTCCGGTCCACGATCGCGGCGATCTCGTCGAACGGCACCGAGAACATGTCGTGCAGGACGAAGGCGACCCGCTCGGCCGGCGAGAGCCGGTCCAGGACGACGAGCATCGCCCGGCCGACCGACTCCACGAGCAGCGTCTCCTGTTCCGGTTCGGCCATGCGCTCCTGCGGCATCGCCGCCACCGCGTCGTCGCCGCCGGCCACCTCGCGGCGCGCCTTGCGGGTGCGGAGCATGTCCAGGCAGATCCGGCCGACGACCGTGGTCAGCCAGCCCGGGAGGTTCGCCACGTCGTGCGCGCCGGCGCGGTCGAGGCGGACCCACGCTTCCTGGACGGCGTCCTCGGCGTCGGTCAGCGAGCCGAGCATGCGGAACGCGACGCCGTTCAGGTGGCCGCGGTGAGCCTCGAAGCGCTCGGCCAATCGCTCCCGGTCGTCCATGAGGTCACCTTTTCGCGTCCCGATCCGTCATACCCGCGCCTGGCCCGGATCCCTCCGCGCCCGGCATCGAGACCTCCACGAAAGAGCATGTCATGACTGAGACACCGCGACCGGACGCCTTCCCGCTCGACCCGGTCCGCATAGCCGTCGCCTTCCACAGCGGCTTCGGGCACACCGCCCGCCAGGCCCAGGCCGTCGCCGACGGCGCCGGGTCGGTCCCCGGGACGGTGGTGGACCTGGTGACCGTCGACGACCCCGACGCCCCGGCGCTGTGGACCACCCTGGACGCCGCCGACGCGATCATGTTCGGCACACCCACCTACATGGGCAGCCCCTCATCGGTGTTCAAGGCCTTCGCCGAGCGCACCAGCAAGGTCCTGGCCGACGACCTGCGCTGGCGCGACAAGATCGCAGCCGGGTTCACCACCAGCGGCGGCAAGAGCGGCGACAAGTTCAACACCCTGGTCGACCTGGCGGTGCTCGCCGCCCAGCACGGCATGATCTGGGTCGGCCTGGACCTGCCCGCCGGCTGGACCACCAGCACCGGCTCCGAGCACGACCTGAACCGGCTCGGCAGCTGGCTCGGCGCGATGGCGCAGGCCGACGCCGACCAGGGACCGGACGTCGCACCCCCGGCCTCGGACCTGCGGACCGCCTTCCGGCTCGGGGAGCGCATCGCGGAGATCACCAGGGTCTACCGGTGGGGCATCAGCGCGCAGCGCTCCGCCCGGCTGTCGACGGTGAGCTGAGGACCGGCGACATCTTGTAGCGTGACTTCGTGAAAGCTGTGCGGCCCTCCACCGCGACCCAGCCCTCTGGCATACGGCGCGCGCCGGCACGCCTCCTGGTCATCACGGCTGCCGTCGGCCTCGCGGCTGGATGTGGCGCTTCGGGACCTTCTGGACCGCATACAGCGGGCCGATCAGCAGGTGATCCGACGCCCTCGGCCGCACAGCCCACCCGTTCGTTCACCTCCGCGACGCTGTCCGAGCGCCTGGTGGGTACGGAGATGGTCGTGTCCGGATACTCGGTGAAGGTCGCGACCGCGACGCCACCGGATGACGGAGCCCAACGCCCACCCGCCGACGCACCGTGTACGGACGCCCTGATCCCACTGTTGTCGGCGACGCGGTTGACGGGAACCGCGACGGCGTTCGCCTCGGCCACACTCACCAACGACACCGACCCGAACCACTTCTGGGTGGGTGCCGAAATGCTCCGGACCTACACCGGCGACACCGCCACGCAGGCCATGGCTGACCTGAGGTCGCTCGTCGGCCGGTGCCCTGTCGTCACGACGTCCGACTTGGACGGCAAGCCGGAGGTCTTCCGTTTCGCGGTGACATCGGCGCCTCGGCTGGGCGACGACAGCGTGCACATCAGCTGCAGCATGACGTACGACTCCGAGGTGATGGAGTGTGACAGCATCCTGATCAGGATCGGCACCACTGTGGTGACCGTCGACGAGCAGGGAGCCGATCCCGGCGGCTATCGGTACCTGCCGCAACTCGCCGCAGCCGCGGTTCGGAAGTATCAGGGCTAGGACTACGGACTCTGAATGCGTGATGTCGTGTACTGACAGGTCTTGGTCGTAGGTCCCGGCGCTACTGCGCCACCACGAACACCGACTCGACGTTCAGCTCGCTGATCCGCCAACCGTCGGGCGTCCGGACGGCCCTCATACGGGCCAGCCCGTTGCGCCGGGAGGCCGGCACGAGACTGTCGGCATAGCCGGACAGAGCGGTGATAGTGGCGCGGATCGTCGCGGTGTCGCCGTCGACCTCGATCAGCACGCTGCTGATCGGGTGGAGCAGGCGGGTGTAGTCCTTGTTGCCGGCCTCGATCTGGGCGATCAGGACGTCGCGGCCGGACCCGGTCCCGTTGCGGGTCGAACCGGTGGCGTCCAGTGTCAGAACGTTGTTCAGGTCCTCGAAGCGGTGCTCGTCCAGGGCCTGGCCCAAATGCATCAGCAGGTCGTGCAGCTCGGCCCGGTCGGTCAGGGTTCGCAGGTCGTAGTTCATGAGGTGCCCTTTCGGGGTTGGTGAATGAAAGGAACGATGCTTGGCGCAGCGGCGGGCGCGCTGCGCTCCTGCCCTGTTCTTGCGCAAAGTCGCAACGGCGTCCGCCCAGCGTTGCCGCCGCTGCGTTTTCTGGGGCAGGATGCGATTCACGGGGTGGGATGTCCGGGGTGGGATATCAGGGGGCCGGCGATGTCTGATACGGCGTGGCTCAGGTCGCTGCGGGCCGGGCGCGGTGTGCGTCCGCTGTTCGGGGCCGAAGCCGTGGTGGCCCGGTTCGCCGAGATCGTCTCCGTCGATCGCAGCGAGCGGCTGGTCATGATCCCCGCCTCGTCCCAGCGTCCGCTGCTCGGGACGCTCCCGGTGCCGCCGGATGTGCGGACGCGCTGGCTGGGGTCGGCCCCGTCGGACCATGACGCGCGCCTGATCGCCGCCGGCGCCGAACATCGGATCCTGCCGACCCTGCCGGCCAAGATGGTCATCATCGACCGGGCGATCGTCATGACCCCGGTCGACCCGGAGGATCCGCTGAAGGGGGTCTGGCAGATCACCGCCCAGCCGCTGGTGCGCGCCCTAGTCGAGATGTACCAGCGACTGTGGGGGCAGGCGGCCGAGCCGGGGCGGTGGCCTGCGGGGCTGTCGGCCAGGGAGCGCGCCGTGGTGACGCTGCTCGCCGAGGGCTGCACCGACCAGACGGTGGCCGAGCAGCTGGGCCTGAGCCGGCGCACCATCACCTACACGGTCGCGGATCTGATGGACAGGTATGGGGCGCGCAGCCGGTTCCATCTAGCGCTGCTGCTAGTCGCGCCTACGCCGACGAATTATTCGGAGCCCCTTACAGCCCCGA encodes:
- a CDS encoding sigma-70 family RNA polymerase sigma factor, with protein sequence MDDRERLAERFEAHRGHLNGVAFRMLGSLTDAEDAVQEAWVRLDRAGAHDVANLPGWLTTVVGRICLDMLRTRKARREVAGGDDAVAAMPQERMAEPEQETLLVESVGRAMLVVLDRLSPAERVAFVLHDMFSVPFDEIAAIVDRTPAAAKKLASRARQRVGGEPSTAPGEIDLLWHRRVVESFLAAARGRDIAGLLAVLAPDAVRHADAAAGLPPGVALEVRGADAIVEETLLLSRNAMFADVVLVDGAVGMVVAPRGRMVSVLTFVVKDDRIAEYSVIADPRRLEQVELAVLEVSAVLR
- a CDS encoding nuclear transport factor 2 family protein, whose translation is MNYDLRTLTDRAELHDLLMHLGQALDEHRFEDLNNVLTLDATGSTRNGTGSGRDVLIAQIEAGNKDYTRLLHPISSVLIEVDGDTATIRATITALSGYADSLVPASRRNGLARMRAVRTPDGWRISELNVESVFVVAQ
- a CDS encoding LuxR C-terminal-related transcriptional regulator — encoded protein: MSDTAWLRSLRAGRGVRPLFGAEAVVARFAEIVSVDRSERLVMIPASSQRPLLGTLPVPPDVRTRWLGSAPSDHDARLIAAGAEHRILPTLPAKMVIIDRAIVMTPVDPEDPLKGVWQITAQPLVRALVEMYQRLWGQAAEPGRWPAGLSARERAVVTLLAEGCTDQTVAEQLGLSRRTITYTVADLMDRYGARSRFHLALLLVAPTPTNYSEPLTAPSSP
- a CDS encoding flavodoxin family protein, giving the protein MTETPRPDAFPLDPVRIAVAFHSGFGHTARQAQAVADGAGSVPGTVVDLVTVDDPDAPALWTTLDAADAIMFGTPTYMGSPSSVFKAFAERTSKVLADDLRWRDKIAAGFTTSGGKSGDKFNTLVDLAVLAAQHGMIWVGLDLPAGWTTSTGSEHDLNRLGSWLGAMAQADADQGPDVAPPASDLRTAFRLGERIAEITRVYRWGISAQRSARLSTVS